One stretch of Lagenorhynchus albirostris chromosome 13, mLagAlb1.1, whole genome shotgun sequence DNA includes these proteins:
- the IL18R1 gene encoding interleukin-18 receptor 1, with amino-acid sequence MHRREIPLTLLVLMFISTSEETCTSRLHITAVEGEPFYLKYCSSSSEHENKTTTIKWYKNESHGPLELSSSSSPRIILLDYVLEFWPVHLNDSGSYSIRMGNDTHDWKLNVIRRPKHSCFTEKQVMSKSVEVKKSLQIACEHSYYQKLVNRTLLYKNCEKIENNQNPFLKKNAEFKDQGYYTCMFFLLRNGKLFNVTKTFNITIVGAIHLYSCTPRIANGQSTTNFLSSNCTDVLAYSAGDNSNIIPALLGPKLTHVKVELGKDVQLNCSALLNEKDVIYWNIWKKNGKDPNVHEEEGTRIRTSEGKWLASKILRIETVNENNLNFSYNCTAASEGGIDTKNFILLKKEDPVDIPGHIFTRGMIVAVLISVVIVCLVTVCAIYRVDLVLFYRHFLGRDETLTDGKTYDAFVSYLKECRPENGEEHTFAVEILPRVLEKRFGYKLCIFERDVVPGRAVVDEIHSLIEKSRRLIIVLSKSYMSNEVRYELESGLHEALVERKIKIILIEFTPVGDFTFLPQSLKLLKSHRVLKWQADKSLSYNSRFWKNLLYLMPAKAVKPYREEAEVLPVFSQP; translated from the exons ATGCATCGTAGAGAAATACCCCTGACACTTTTGGTGCTTATGTTTATAAGCACCTCAG AAGAAACTTGTACCTCGCGTCTTCACATTACTGCAGTTGAAGGGGAACCTTTCTATCTGAAGTATTGTTCATCTTCATCTGAGCATGAGAATAAAACCACCACCATAAAATGGTACAAAAATGAATCGCATGGACCCCTTGAGCTGAGCTCGAGTAGTTCACCCAGAATTATTTTGCTCGATTATGTTTTGGAGTTTTGGCCAGTTCATTTGAATGACAGTGGATCTTACTCTATCCGAATGGG AAATGATACTCATGACTGGAAATTAAATGTCATCAGAAGACCTAAACACAGCTGTTTTACTGAGAAACAAGTAATGAGTAAATCTGTGGAAGTTAAAAAATCTTTGCAGATAGCCTGTGAACATAGTTACTATCAAAAACTGGTCAACAGAACGTTATTGTATAAG aactGTGAAAAGATAGAGAACAATCAAAAcccatttttaaagaagaatgcaGAGTTTAAAGATCAGGGATATTATACCTGCATGTTTTTCCTTCTTCGTAATGGCAAACTATTTAACGTCACCAAAACCTTCAATATAACAATAGTTGGAG cCATCCACTTATATAGCTGTACTCCACGCATTGCGAATggacaaagtaccacaaacttccTGTCTTCAAACTGCACAGATGTGTTAGCTTACAGtgctggag ACAACAGTAATATAATTCCAGCTCTTCTTGGACCAAAGCTTACGCATGTTAAAGTGGAATTAG GAAAAGATGTACAGCTCAACTGCTCTGCCTTGCTGAATGAAAAGGATGTGATTTACTGgaacatctggaaaaaaaatggaaaggatcCTAATGTACACGAAGAGGAAGGGACAAGAATTAG GACTTCAGAAGGCAAATGGCTGGCTTCAAAAATACTGAGAATTGAGACTGTTAATGAAAACAATCTGAACTTTTCATATAATTGCACTGCAGCCAGCGAGGGAGGCATAGACACCAAAAACTTCATCTTATTGAAAAAAG aagACCCAGTTGACATCCCCGGCCACATCTTCACTAGAGGAATGATCGTAGCTGTTTTGATCTCAGTGGTCATTGTGTGCCTAGTGACCGTGTGTGCCATTTATAGAGTTGACTTGGTTCTATTTTATAGACATTTCTTGGGAAGAGATGAAACCTTAACAG ATGGGAAAACGTACGATGCTTTTGTGTCTTACCTAAAAGAATGTCGGCCCGAGAACGGAGAGGAGCACACCTTTGCTGTGGAGATTTTGCCCAGGGTGTTGGAGAAGCGTTTTGGGTATAAGTTGTGCATATTTGAACGGGATGTGGTGCCTGGAAGAG CTGTTGTTGATGAAATCCATTCATTGATAGAGAAAAGCCGAAGACTGATAATTGTCCTGAGTAAAAGTTATATGTCTAATGAAGTCAGGTATGAACTTGAAAGTGGACTCCATGAAGCACTAgtggaaaggaaaattaaaatcatcttaATTGAATTTACACCAGTCGGTGACTTCACATTCTTGCCTCAATCACTGAAGCTTTTGAAATCCCACAGAGTTCTGAAGTGGCAGGCCGATAAATCTCTGTCTTATAACTCAAGGTTCTGGAAGAATCTTCTTTATCTGATGCCCGCAAAAGCAGTCAAACCATATAGAGAAGAAGCAGAAGTCTTGCCTGTTTTTTCGCAGCCCTGA